The genomic window TCGACCTGCGTGCGAACCAGGTCGCACAGCTTCTCGATGGTCTTGGCCGTGAAGCGGATGGTCATGAGCTCGTCCGACAGGGCCTGCTGGGCCTTCTGGTAGGCCGGCGTGCCGTAGCCTTCCTTGTCGTAGATCTTGTGGACCTTCTCGAACATGACGGCGATGCGATCGAAACGCTCGAGCGCGTCGCGCTTGAGTTCTTCGAGCTTCTTGGTCAGCGCCTTGGAGCCGCCCTTGCCGTCGTCGTCGTCTTCCTCGTCGAATTCGTCGAAGTCTTCTTCGGCCACATAGTCGTCGGCCTCGTTGGGGTTCGAGAAGCCGTCCACCACGGTGGAGATGACGACCTTGCCTTCGCGAATGTCTGCGGCCAGGCGCAGGATTTCGGCAATGGTGGCGGGGGAGGCCGAAATGGCTTCCATCATGGCCATCAGGCCGCCTTCGATGCGCTTGGCGATTTCAATTTCGCCTTCGCGCGTCAACAGCTCGACCGTGCCCATTTCGCGCATGTACATGCGCACGGGGTCGGTGGTGCGGCCGAATTCGCTGTCCACCGTGGAAAGCGCGGCTTCGGCTTCTTCCTCGGCTTCTTCCACCGTGGTGGCGGTGGGCGCGGTGTTGTTCAGCAGCAGGGTTTCGGCGTCGGGCGTTTGCTCGTACACCGCCACGCCCATGTCGTTGAGCATGGTGACCACGACTTCCATGGTCTCGGCGTCGACCAGCTTGTCGGGCAGGTGGTCGGAGATTTCGCCGTGCGTGAGGTAGCCGCGGGTCTTGCCCAGCGTGATCAGGGTCTTCAGGCGCGAGCGGCGCTTGGCCAGGTCTTCCTCGGAGAGCACGGTCTCGTCGAGGCCGAATTCCTTCATCAAGGCGCGTTCCTTCGCCTTGCTGATCTTCATGCGCAGCGGCTTGACCTTTTCCTCGGTGGTCGTGGCAGCCGCCGGCTCGTCGCCGACCAGGTCTTCCTCGATGTCCGACAGGTCGATGTCGCTCTCGGGGGCGTCATTGCCGGCCTTGGGCTTGCGGCCGCGCTTGGCACCGGTGGCGGGCGCGGCAGCGCCGGCGGCCTTGGGCGGGCGGCCGACTTTCTTGGCGACAGGGGCGGCGGCAACCGTCTTGGCGGCGGCTTTTTTCGGATCGTCGATGGAGGTCGATTTCGTGGGCACGGTTTTCACTTTCGTTGCGGCTGCCGATTTGGACGCGGCGGCACCCGACTTAGTTGCCGGCATAACGCCAGCTTTCAACGGTTTTTCTGCGACAGACTTTGCGGCGACGCCTTTGGCGAGTGAAGGAGCAGGCTTCTTTGAACTGGGCATACGACCTCGTTACAGCAAGATGGACCAAGCGAAATCACAGGCGCACCGCCACATGGGCAGCACCGCCACGGCCCGTGCACAGCACGGACGAGACACAAAGCCCGCGCACAGGCACGGACAGTACAAATGGGAAAGAGGAAGAAATTCCTCGTCAGGCAAGATGTCGGGCGAACATTTGGTGTGCAGTCCTTGCGGTAATTGACCCTTTCCGACGGATTTTTTCCGTTGGAGTGCGTTGCGCTAGGGGTCGGCCCGGAGGTGCTGCTGTCGCTCTTGCCTAATTTCGCCAGTTGCGAAGCCTTACATTATAGCCTATTGCGCAAATTTCAAGCACTTTATGCACCGGAGGGCTTCAGCCGGGTGCGCAATTCGAGCCTTCGCGCCTCCAGGGCCTTGTAGCGCTCCAGGGCCTTCGGGTCCGTGCCCACGGCGGCAATGGCCTCGCTCTGCTGGGCTTTCAGCCGGTCGTCGAGCATGAAATCGAGCACGCTCGAAAGCTCCTTGGCCGCATCGGCCAGGTGCTGGTCTTCTTCTCCTTCGGGCACCGGCGCGGCTTCTGACACGCTCATGAGCCGCTCCGCCAGCGGTTCGAAGTCGAGCCCGCGCATGCCTTCGCGCAGCGCCGCCCAAGGCTGCACGCCATGCTCGTGCAGCTGACTGTCGAGCCAGGTAAAAAGCGCACCGTGCTGGCCGGGCAGGTCGCACAGCATCACGTGGAGTTCGTGCGACAGGGCCTCCCACTGCGCCATGTTCGACAGCAGCAGCCGCACCGCCACGTCGGGCCGGCTTGGCGGCTTGCCGCGGCCGCGCAGGGGCTCGATGGGGGCCTCGAACTTGCCGCCCCAGCGCTTGCCTTTGGTGAATTTGCCGCGGGGCTTGCCGCCGCTATCGCTTTCGTAGCGGGGCGGCTCGTACTCGGCCGGCGGCGGCATGTCGGCGTAGTCGAACGGATCGCCCGGCTCGCCGGAGTGGCGCGGCGCGGGTGCCGCAGCCGCCTTGCGCGGGCCGGGCGTGGCGGCCCAGAGCTCCGACAGGGCGTTGGCGTCTAGCTGCACCAGCGTGGCGATCTCGCTCAGCATCTGCCGCTTGAGCGCACCGTCGGGCATGGCGCTCCAGAGCGGCCGCGCGTTGCTGCTCATGTGGGCGCGGCCCTCGGCGGTGGTGAGATCGCAGCCCTCGCGCGCGGCTTCGATCATGAAGCGCGAGAGCGGCGTGGCCTCTTGCACGAAGCGCGCGAACGCGTCGGCGCCGAATTCCCGGATGAAGCTGTCGGGGTCGTGCTCGGCCGGCAAAAACAGGAACTTGATGCTGCGCACGTCGGTGGCATAGGGCAGGGCGCCGTCGAGCGCCTTGCGCGCCGCGCGCCGGCCGGCTGCATCGCCGTCGAAGCTGAACACCACCGATTCGGTGAACCGGAAGAGCTTTTGCACGTGCTCCGTAGTGCAAGCCGTGCCGAGCGTGGCCACCGCATTCGGAAAGCCGAGCTGCGCCAGGGCGACCACGTCCATGTAGCCCTCGGTCACTAGCGCATAGCCGCGCTCGCGGAAGGCGGCGCGCGCCTCGTACAGGCCGTAGAGCTCCCGGCCCTTGCTGAAGACCGGCGTTTCGGGGGAATTCAGGTATTTGGGCTTTTCGTCGCCGAGCACCCGCCCGCCGAAGCCGATGCATTCGCCCTTGACGTTGCGGATGGGGAACATCACGCGATCGCGGAAGCGGTCGTAGCGCTTGGCGTCTTCGGCGCCGTCTTCGGTGTTGACGATGACCAGGCCGCTTTCGGCGAGCAGCGGGTCGTCGTAGTCCGGAAACACGCTGGCCAAGGCGCGCCAGCCGGCCGGCGCATAGCCGATGCCGAACTGCTTGGCCACTTCGCCCGAAACGCCGCGGCCCTTCAGGTATTCGATGGCGCCCGGCGCCTGCCGCAAAGACTTGCGGTAGGCCTCGCCGGCCTTTTCGAGCACGTCGGTCAGTGTGGCCTGCTTCTGGCGCTGGTTCGCGGCGCGGGCGCGCTCGGCGGGCGAGGCGTCGTCCTCGGGCACCTGCAGGCCGTATTGGCCGGCCAGGTCGTGCACCGCTTCGACGAAGCCCATGCCCGCGTGTTCCATGAGAAAACCGATGGCGTTGCCATGCACCCCGCAGCCGAAGCAGTGATAGAACTGCTTGGTGGGGCTGACCGAGAAAGAGGGCGATTTTTCGCCGTGGAACGGGCACAGGCCCATGAAGTTGGCGCCGGCCTTCTTCAGCTGCACATAGCGCCCGACGATCTCCACCACGTCGGCACGCGCGATGAGTTCCTGGATGAAAGAAGCGGGGATGGTCATGTAGGCGAAGAGCGGCAAATCATACGCAAGCGGCAGAACGCCCGCGCGCGGACGGCATACTGCCCGCACGGACGAACGGCCGGATTTCCACGGATGAAGACGCCCAACCCATTGCAACACGTCGCGCCGCTGCTGCGCCACCCCCTCAGATTCGTGTGGGATGCGCTCAAGGCGTTTCGCGCCAACCAGGGCTTGCTGCTGGCGGGCGCGGTGGCGTATTACGCACTGCTTTCCATCGTGCCGCTGCTCATCGTGAGCGTGATCGCGATGTCGCATGTGATCGAGCAGGCCGAATTGCTGCGCACCATCGGCCGGTATCTCGAGTGGCTGCTGCCCGGGCAGTCCAAAGCCATTGTCGCGGAGCTGTCGAACTTTCTCGACCACCGGGACGTGATGGGGCCGGTGCTGCTCGTCACGATGATCTTTTTCAGCTCGCTGGCCTTCAGCATCCTCGAAAGCGCAATGGCGGTGATCTTTCATCACCGCAAGGCGGACCACAAGCGCCACTTCTTGGTGTCGGCCGTCATGCCCTACATCTACATCCTGTGCCTGTGCGTGGGGCTGCTGCTGGTTACCCTGGTTTCGGGTGCGCTGCAGTTGGTGGGGCAGGAGAGCGTCGACCTGTTCGGGCGCAACTGGTCGCTCTCGGGCGTGTCAGGGCTGCTGCTCTACCTGCTTGGGCTGGGCGGCGAAATCTTCATGCTGACCTCGCTCTACCTGGTGATGCCGGCCGGCCGCATGTCGCTGCGCCACGCACTGCTGGGCGGCGTGACGGCCGCGCTGCTGTGGGAGGCCACGCGGCACGTGCTGATCTGGTACTTCTCGACGCTCTCGCAGGTGAACGTGGTCTACGGGTCGCTCACCACGGCCATCGTGGTGCTGCTGAGCCTGGAGATTGCCGCCACGCTCGTGCTGCTGGGGGCCCAGGTCATCGCCCAGTACGAGCGCCTGGACCGCACCGGCAGCACGGCGGTGCCGCCGCTTACCGGGGCGGAAGTCGAATCGCTCCGTCGAGACGAATCACCTCGCCGTTGAGCATGTCGTTCTCGATGATGTGCTTGGCGAGCTTGGCGTAATCCTCGGGCGTACCCAGGCGGGAAGGGAAGGGCACGCTGGCGGCCAGCGCGTCTTGCACCTCTTGCGGCATGCCGAAGAGCATGGGCGTGCCGAAGATGCCGGGCGCGATGGTCATGTTGCGGATGCCGTTGCGGGCCAGGTCGCGCGCAATGGGCAGCGTCATGCCGACCACGCCGCCCTTCGAGGCGCTGTACGCCGCCTGGCCCATCTGGCCGTCGTAGGCCGCAACCGAGGCGGTCGAGATCAGCACGCCGCGCTCGCCGGTGGCTTCGGGCTCGTTCTTGCTCATGGCTTCGGCCGCTAGGCGGATCATGTTGAAGCTGCCGATCAGGTTGACGGTGACGGTCTTGCTGAACACGGCCAGCGCGTGCGCGCCGTTCTTGCCCACGGTCTTCTCGGCTGGCGCAATGCCCGCGCAGTTGACCAGGCCCACCAGCTTGCCGAGCTTCTGCGCCGCCGCAACCGCCGCCTGGCCGTCGGCTTCCTGGCTCACGTCGCATTTCACGAATACCCC from Variovorax paradoxus includes these protein-coding regions:
- the rpoD gene encoding RNA polymerase sigma factor RpoD, with the translated sequence MPSSKKPAPSLAKGVAAKSVAEKPLKAGVMPATKSGAAASKSAAATKVKTVPTKSTSIDDPKKAAAKTVAAAPVAKKVGRPPKAAGAAAPATGAKRGRKPKAGNDAPESDIDLSDIEEDLVGDEPAAATTTEEKVKPLRMKISKAKERALMKEFGLDETVLSEEDLAKRRSRLKTLITLGKTRGYLTHGEISDHLPDKLVDAETMEVVVTMLNDMGVAVYEQTPDAETLLLNNTAPTATTVEEAEEEAEAALSTVDSEFGRTTDPVRMYMREMGTVELLTREGEIEIAKRIEGGLMAMMEAISASPATIAEILRLAADIREGKVVISTVVDGFSNPNEADDYVAEEDFDEFDEEDDDDGKGGSKALTKKLEELKRDALERFDRIAVMFEKVHKIYDKEGYGTPAYQKAQQALSDELMTIRFTAKTIEKLCDLVRTQVDDVRKKERELRRIIVDKCGFPQDEFIRDFSGYDKNGNRVPSNLLNLKWVEKQAASGKPWSAVLARNIPPVQELQQKLADIQSRVVVPLTQLKEINKRMNEGESSSRDAKKEMIEANLRLVISIAKKYTNRGLQFLDLIQEGNIGLMKAVDKFEYRRGYKFSTYATWWIRQAITRSIADQARTIRIPVHMIETINKMNRISRQHLQEFGFEPDASILAAKMEIPEDKIRKIMKIAKEPISMETPIGDDDDSHLGDFIEDSSNTAPIEAAMQAGLRDVVKDILDSLTPREAKVLRMRFGIEMSTDHTLEEVGKQFDVTRERIRQIEAKALRKLKHPSRSDKLRSFIDTL
- the dnaG gene encoding DNA primase; the protein is MTIPASFIQELIARADVVEIVGRYVQLKKAGANFMGLCPFHGEKSPSFSVSPTKQFYHCFGCGVHGNAIGFLMEHAGMGFVEAVHDLAGQYGLQVPEDDASPAERARAANQRQKQATLTDVLEKAGEAYRKSLRQAPGAIEYLKGRGVSGEVAKQFGIGYAPAGWRALASVFPDYDDPLLAESGLVIVNTEDGAEDAKRYDRFRDRVMFPIRNVKGECIGFGGRVLGDEKPKYLNSPETPVFSKGRELYGLYEARAAFRERGYALVTEGYMDVVALAQLGFPNAVATLGTACTTEHVQKLFRFTESVVFSFDGDAAGRRAARKALDGALPYATDVRSIKFLFLPAEHDPDSFIREFGADAFARFVQEATPLSRFMIEAAREGCDLTTAEGRAHMSSNARPLWSAMPDGALKRQMLSEIATLVQLDANALSELWAATPGPRKAAAAPAPRHSGEPGDPFDYADMPPPAEYEPPRYESDSGGKPRGKFTKGKRWGGKFEAPIEPLRGRGKPPSRPDVAVRLLLSNMAQWEALSHELHVMLCDLPGQHGALFTWLDSQLHEHGVQPWAALREGMRGLDFEPLAERLMSVSEAAPVPEGEEDQHLADAAKELSSVLDFMLDDRLKAQQSEAIAAVGTDPKALERYKALEARRLELRTRLKPSGA
- a CDS encoding YihY/virulence factor BrkB family protein, with translation MKTPNPLQHVAPLLRHPLRFVWDALKAFRANQGLLLAGAVAYYALLSIVPLLIVSVIAMSHVIEQAELLRTIGRYLEWLLPGQSKAIVAELSNFLDHRDVMGPVLLVTMIFFSSLAFSILESAMAVIFHHRKADHKRHFLVSAVMPYIYILCLCVGLLLVTLVSGALQLVGQESVDLFGRNWSLSGVSGLLLYLLGLGGEIFMLTSLYLVMPAGRMSLRHALLGGVTAALLWEATRHVLIWYFSTLSQVNVVYGSLTTAIVVLLSLEIAATLVLLGAQVIAQYERLDRTGSTAVPPLTGAEVESLRRDESPRR
- a CDS encoding 3-hydroxyacyl-CoA dehydrogenase, with the protein product MQIDGKVFIVTGGASGLGEGTARMLAANGGKVVIADMQAEKGEAVAKDIGGVFVKCDVSQEADGQAAVAAAQKLGKLVGLVNCAGIAPAEKTVGKNGAHALAVFSKTVTVNLIGSFNMIRLAAEAMSKNEPEATGERGVLISTASVAAYDGQMGQAAYSASKGGVVGMTLPIARDLARNGIRNMTIAPGIFGTPMLFGMPQEVQDALAASVPFPSRLGTPEDYAKLAKHIIENDMLNGEVIRLDGAIRLPPR